One Natrinema salaciae genomic region harbors:
- a CDS encoding class I SAM-dependent methyltransferase has product MSVREEFDDWATSGRDKGMEDRHWHTAKHALARMPVEPGDTVLDLGCGSGYAGRALRDTKGAGRVYGLDGAPEMARNAAGYTDDPNVGYVVGDFDELPFVDDSIDHVWSMEAFYYAADPRHTLEEIARILRSGGTFYCAVNYYEENVHSHEWQEYIDIEMTRWDRGQYREAVRDAGLIVAEQDTIPDREIEIPNAAEFPLEEWDTREEMVERYREFGTLLTVGVAP; this is encoded by the coding sequence ATGAGCGTGCGCGAGGAGTTCGACGACTGGGCGACGAGCGGCCGGGACAAGGGAATGGAGGACCGACACTGGCACACCGCGAAGCACGCGCTGGCGCGAATGCCGGTCGAACCCGGCGATACCGTCCTCGATCTGGGCTGCGGGAGCGGCTACGCCGGGCGAGCGCTCCGCGATACCAAGGGTGCCGGTCGAGTCTACGGGCTCGACGGTGCGCCCGAGATGGCCCGCAACGCGGCGGGGTACACGGACGACCCGAACGTCGGCTACGTCGTCGGCGACTTCGACGAGCTCCCCTTCGTCGACGACTCCATCGACCACGTCTGGAGCATGGAGGCGTTCTACTACGCGGCAGATCCCCGCCACACGCTCGAGGAGATCGCTCGAATCCTCCGATCCGGCGGGACCTTCTACTGTGCCGTCAACTACTACGAGGAGAACGTCCACTCCCACGAGTGGCAGGAGTACATCGACATCGAGATGACCCGCTGGGACCGCGGGCAGTACCGCGAGGCCGTCCGCGACGCGGGCCTGATCGTCGCCGAACAGGACACGATCCCCGACCGCGAAATCGAGATTCCGAACGCTGCCGAGTTCCCGCTCGAGGAGTGGGACACCCGCGAGGAGATGGTCGAACGCTACCGGGAGTTCGGCACGCTGCTCACCGTCGGCGTGGCTCCCTGA
- a CDS encoding DUF7089 family protein, with translation MFEARALSDRIDAVREARAPDVRILDCERDFETLPPALAEDLGLLVDALEPASYPATWLPDDAPTLLARYASSDLTIGMPGDGSVVWTRQTEPPLVVVKPRVEGSPDSFVDFLIAEALVQLDLGVPEHFVGFFEDSYRDLDAAVALDPNGTYQVAAALYDGWVGLQTREVFADWHDDHPELADAWQDAGTRLEDRVSGLPRAVARGDTDVADATELACAAIKHAIELPAPFAALDTDAYGDHGPEYAIRWAEKTFDSLEDE, from the coding sequence ATGTTCGAGGCTCGAGCGCTCTCGGATCGGATCGACGCGGTCCGCGAGGCACGCGCCCCCGACGTACGGATTCTCGACTGCGAGCGTGACTTCGAGACGCTGCCGCCGGCGCTCGCCGAGGACCTCGGCCTGCTCGTCGACGCCCTCGAGCCGGCGAGCTATCCCGCGACCTGGCTCCCGGACGACGCGCCGACGCTTCTCGCCCGCTACGCGAGTTCGGATCTCACGATCGGGATGCCGGGCGACGGCAGCGTCGTCTGGACGCGCCAGACCGAACCGCCGCTCGTCGTCGTCAAACCGCGAGTCGAGGGATCGCCCGATTCGTTCGTCGACTTCTTGATCGCCGAGGCGCTCGTCCAGCTCGATCTCGGGGTTCCCGAACACTTCGTCGGGTTCTTCGAGGACTCGTATCGCGACCTCGACGCGGCGGTCGCGCTCGACCCGAACGGAACCTATCAGGTCGCGGCCGCGCTGTACGATGGCTGGGTCGGGCTGCAGACCCGCGAGGTCTTCGCGGACTGGCACGACGACCATCCCGAACTCGCCGACGCCTGGCAAGACGCGGGGACGCGGCTTGAGGACCGCGTTTCGGGACTCCCGCGTGCGGTCGCGCGCGGCGATACGGACGTCGCCGACGCGACAGAACTGGCGTGTGCCGCGATCAAACACGCGATCGAGCTGCCAGCTCCCTTCGCCGCGCTCGATACCGACGCCTACGGCGACCACGGGCCCGAGTACGCGATTCGATGGGCCGAGAAAACGTTCGACTCGCTCGAAGACGAGTGA
- a CDS encoding Era-like GTP-binding protein: protein MGLFTELKDSISRATDRLFSEQEPKRIGIYGPPNAGKTTLANRIARDWTGDAIGAESHVPHETRRARRKENVEIERDGKTVTIDIVDTPGVTTKVDYEEFTDEMGEEDAIRRSREATEGVAEAMHWLREDVDGVIYVLDSAEDPITQVNTMLIGIIESRDLPVLIFANKIDLDESSVKRIEDAFPQHKTVPLSAKEGDNMDEVYDSIADYFG from the coding sequence ATGGGACTGTTCACAGAACTCAAAGATAGTATCTCTCGGGCTACGGATCGCCTGTTTTCGGAACAGGAGCCCAAACGAATCGGTATCTATGGTCCGCCGAACGCCGGTAAAACGACGCTCGCGAACCGAATTGCACGTGACTGGACTGGCGACGCGATCGGTGCTGAGAGCCACGTCCCCCACGAAACGCGCCGCGCACGCAGAAAGGAAAACGTCGAGATCGAACGAGACGGCAAGACGGTGACCATCGATATCGTCGACACGCCGGGCGTGACGACGAAGGTCGACTACGAGGAGTTCACCGACGAGATGGGCGAAGAGGACGCGATCCGCCGCTCCCGCGAGGCGACCGAGGGCGTCGCCGAAGCCATGCACTGGCTTCGGGAGGACGTCGACGGCGTCATCTACGTCCTGGATAGCGCGGAGGACCCGATCACGCAGGTCAACACGATGTTGATCGGCATTATCGAATCACGAGATCTCCCGGTTCTCATCTTCGCGAACAAGATCGATCTCGACGAGTCGAGCGTCAAGCGGATCGAAGACGCGTTTCCACAACACAAGACCGTTCCCTTGTCCGCGAAGGAAGGCGACAACATGGACGAAGTGTACGACAGCATCGCTGACTACTTCGGGTGA
- a CDS encoding Cdc6/Cdc18 family protein, producing the protein MSDDNSERTSSDEVEVDGTSGFSANFENADLDDEESNQGLFDDLLSGEPIFENKEVLRPSYTPHELPHRSDQINKMATILVAALRGETPSNILIYGKTGTGKTASAKFVSKELESTSKKYSVPCDVEYINCEVTDTQYRVLAQLANKFIEKNKARIDDRIADLESLLDDLDEFDAAVERDSTDPADDRTASDPFDFVSAADPEPPKESSTGTQNESTSGDSPVETRGSSDRSHEPDDPALTATDEGGRNTGTTDGAATDRPTHPLESTPFETRGDVEDRISALADDKDSFEEVPMTGWPTDRVYSVFFDAVDYDERVVVIMLDEIDKLVEKSGDDTLYNLSRMNSELENSRVSIIGISNDLKFTDFLDPRVKSSLGEEEIVFPPYDANQLRDILEHRSEVAFKGGALSDDVIPLCAAFAAQEHGDARRALDLLRTAGELAERSQSETIVEDHVRQAQDKIELDRVVEVVRTLPTQSKLVLFAIILLEKNGVHSINTGEVFNIYKRLCEEIDADVLTQRRVTDLISELDMLGIVNAVVVSKGRYGRTKEISLSVPLEETEAVLLSDSRLSDIDDIQPFVQARFEN; encoded by the coding sequence ATGTCAGACGATAATTCAGAGCGAACGAGTTCGGACGAGGTCGAGGTCGACGGAACGAGCGGCTTCTCGGCGAACTTCGAGAACGCGGACCTCGACGACGAGGAGTCGAACCAGGGACTGTTCGACGACCTCCTCAGCGGTGAACCGATCTTCGAGAACAAAGAGGTCCTTCGCCCGTCGTACACCCCGCACGAGCTCCCCCATCGGAGCGACCAGATCAACAAGATGGCGACGATCCTCGTCGCCGCGCTCCGCGGCGAAACGCCGTCGAACATCCTCATCTACGGAAAGACCGGGACCGGAAAGACCGCGAGCGCCAAGTTCGTCAGCAAGGAACTCGAGAGCACGTCCAAGAAATACAGCGTTCCCTGTGACGTCGAGTACATCAACTGCGAGGTCACCGATACACAGTACCGCGTGCTCGCGCAACTCGCGAACAAGTTCATCGAGAAGAACAAAGCGCGGATCGACGATCGGATCGCTGACCTCGAGTCACTGCTGGACGATCTCGACGAGTTCGACGCCGCCGTCGAGCGCGACAGCACCGATCCGGCGGACGACCGGACGGCGTCGGACCCGTTCGACTTCGTCTCGGCGGCGGACCCGGAGCCACCGAAAGAGAGTTCGACTGGAACTCAAAACGAATCTACGTCTGGCGATTCTCCAGTTGAAACAAGGGGGTCTTCAGATCGGTCACACGAACCCGACGACCCCGCACTGACGGCGACCGACGAAGGCGGTCGCAACACCGGGACCACCGACGGGGCAGCCACAGACCGGCCGACACATCCTCTCGAGTCGACGCCGTTCGAAACGCGTGGCGACGTCGAAGACCGGATCTCGGCGCTCGCGGACGACAAAGACTCCTTCGAGGAGGTCCCGATGACCGGCTGGCCGACCGACCGGGTCTACAGCGTCTTCTTCGACGCCGTCGACTACGACGAGCGGGTCGTCGTCATCATGTTAGACGAGATCGACAAACTCGTCGAGAAGAGCGGCGACGACACCCTGTATAACCTCTCGCGGATGAACTCCGAACTCGAGAACTCGCGGGTGTCGATCATCGGCATCTCGAACGACCTGAAGTTCACGGACTTCCTCGACCCTCGAGTCAAATCCTCGCTAGGCGAGGAGGAGATCGTCTTCCCGCCCTACGACGCGAACCAGCTACGGGACATTCTGGAGCACCGGTCGGAGGTCGCGTTCAAAGGCGGCGCGCTCTCGGACGACGTGATCCCGCTGTGTGCGGCCTTCGCCGCGCAGGAACACGGCGACGCGCGACGCGCGCTCGATCTGCTTCGGACCGCCGGCGAGCTGGCCGAGCGGTCTCAGTCCGAAACGATCGTCGAGGACCACGTCCGGCAGGCCCAGGACAAGATCGAACTCGATCGCGTCGTCGAGGTCGTCCGTACCCTCCCCACCCAGAGCAAACTCGTCCTCTTCGCGATCATCCTGCTCGAGAAGAACGGCGTTCACAGCATCAACACGGGCGAGGTGTTCAACATCTACAAGCGCCTCTGCGAGGAGATCGACGCTGACGTGCTGACCCAGCGGCGCGTGACGGATCTCATCAGCGAACTCGACATGCTCGGGATCGTCAACGCCGTCGTCGTCTCGAAGGGGCGGTACGGCCGGACCAAGGAGATCAGCCTCTCGGTTCCACTCGAAGAGACGGAGGCCGTCCTGCTGAGCGATTCTCGACTGAGCGATATCGACGACATTCAGCCGTTCGTTCAGGCTCGGTTCGAGAACTGA
- a CDS encoding OapC/ArvC family zinc-ribbon domain-containing protein: protein MPHQCTNCGRTFADGSKEMLSGCPDCGGNKFQFAPTAAAAADSSAGADGSVDTANSHASAPESDSVATRAAETVRDWVSTDSADESDDASSDRSQSAGSASAPQPDRAWPSSDVPDGTESNAPPDEFDEWPETARRPEDRSGSPDEVAAESAAETVGSDRTEAARPDRSSDEVTATIADDENAAQADARSEVIATDDLPSHSDSNSTDGDGAAHTVDAAGVEPRVDADDDRPPEHGRVVSEPSGQRPSIEELRAELNDQFESIKIVRPGQYELNLMELYNRDEYIISLQEDGRYVIDVPDSWRGDDDE from the coding sequence ATGCCACACCAGTGTACGAACTGCGGCCGGACGTTCGCCGACGGCTCGAAGGAGATGCTATCGGGCTGTCCCGACTGCGGCGGGAACAAGTTTCAGTTCGCACCGACCGCGGCGGCCGCAGCCGACTCGTCCGCCGGCGCCGACGGCTCGGTGGATACTGCGAATTCTCACGCGAGCGCACCCGAGTCGGACAGCGTCGCGACCCGCGCCGCGGAGACGGTTCGGGACTGGGTTTCGACCGACTCCGCCGACGAGTCGGACGACGCGTCGTCCGATCGCTCGCAGTCCGCCGGGTCGGCGTCGGCTCCACAGCCGGATCGGGCCTGGCCCTCGAGCGACGTGCCCGACGGTACCGAGTCGAACGCACCGCCGGACGAATTCGACGAGTGGCCGGAGACGGCGCGGCGACCCGAAGACCGATCGGGGTCTCCGGACGAGGTGGCTGCCGAGTCGGCGGCCGAGACAGTCGGTAGCGACCGAACCGAAGCCGCACGGCCCGACCGGTCGTCGGACGAAGTGACCGCGACGATCGCGGACGACGAGAACGCCGCGCAGGCCGACGCCCGAAGCGAAGTCATCGCCACGGACGACCTACCATCCCACTCCGATAGCAACAGCACCGACGGGGACGGGGCGGCGCATACTGTCGACGCGGCGGGCGTCGAACCGCGGGTCGACGCCGACGACGACCGGCCGCCGGAACACGGTCGCGTCGTCAGCGAGCCGAGCGGGCAGCGGCCGTCGATCGAGGAGCTCCGGGCGGAGCTCAACGATCAGTTCGAGAGCATCAAGATCGTCCGTCCTGGCCAGTACGAACTCAACCTGATGGAACTCTACAACCGCGACGAGTACATCATCTCCCTCCAGGAGGACGGCCGGTACGTGATCGACGTCCCGGATTCGTGGCGCGGTGACGACGACGAGTAG
- a CDS encoding aspartate kinase — MRVVAKFGGTSLGSGDRINRAADSIAAAVEDGHEIAVVASAMGSTTDELLEEITFDTDEADRAQIVSMGERTSVRMLKAALSARGIDAVFLEPGSDQWPVVTDEYGEVNVEETQQRAREVASDMDETVPVITGFLAEGPDGSITTLGRGGSDTTAVMMGKYMDADEVVIVTDVEGVMTGDPHVVEGARNVGEISVDELRNLSFRGAEVVAPSALSYKDGKLDVRVVHYQHGDLLSGGTSIEGEFKNLVDLRERPLACLTVAGRAIRNEPGVFNHLSEALAESDVNIDAVASGMDTVTFYIDEEEAERAENILHREVIARDELSSVTVDSPIAVIRVTGGELPNQPGIISEIVNPLAEARIHLQDIITSATSVALFVEWDDREETLELTQDLF, encoded by the coding sequence ATGCGCGTCGTAGCCAAATTCGGCGGAACGAGCCTCGGGAGCGGGGATCGGATCAATCGGGCCGCGGATTCGATCGCGGCCGCCGTCGAGGACGGCCACGAGATCGCCGTCGTCGCCAGCGCGATGGGATCGACCACCGACGAACTCCTCGAGGAGATCACCTTCGACACCGACGAAGCCGATCGCGCCCAGATCGTCAGCATGGGCGAACGGACGTCGGTTCGGATGCTCAAGGCCGCGCTGTCGGCCCGCGGTATCGACGCGGTCTTTCTGGAACCCGGGAGCGACCAGTGGCCGGTCGTCACCGACGAGTACGGCGAGGTCAACGTCGAAGAGACGCAGCAACGCGCCCGCGAGGTTGCGTCCGATATGGACGAGACGGTCCCGGTCATCACCGGCTTCCTCGCGGAGGGGCCGGACGGTTCGATCACGACGCTCGGACGCGGTGGCAGCGACACCACGGCCGTCATGATGGGCAAGTACATGGACGCGGACGAGGTCGTCATCGTGACCGACGTCGAGGGTGTCATGACCGGTGACCCGCACGTCGTCGAAGGGGCTCGTAACGTCGGCGAAATCTCGGTCGACGAACTTCGGAATCTCTCGTTCCGCGGGGCCGAGGTCGTCGCACCGTCCGCACTGTCGTACAAGGACGGGAAGTTAGACGTCCGCGTCGTCCACTACCAGCACGGCGATCTGCTCTCGGGCGGGACGAGCATCGAAGGCGAGTTCAAGAACCTGGTCGACCTGCGCGAGCGACCGCTGGCCTGCCTGACCGTCGCCGGCCGCGCGATCCGCAACGAACCCGGCGTCTTCAACCACCTCTCGGAAGCGCTCGCCGAGAGCGACGTCAACATCGACGCCGTCGCCAGCGGGATGGACACCGTCACGTTCTACATCGACGAGGAGGAGGCCGAGCGGGCCGAGAACATCCTCCACCGCGAGGTCATCGCCCGCGACGAACTCTCGAGCGTCACCGTCGACTCGCCGATCGCCGTCATCCGCGTGACTGGCGGCGAACTCCCGAACCAGCCGGGGATCATCAGCGAGATCGTCAACCCCCTCGCCGAGGCCCGAATCCACCTGCAGGACATCATCACGAGCGCGACCAGCGTCGCCCTCTTCGTCGAGTGGGACGACCGCGAGGAGACCCTCGAGCTCACCCAGGACCTGTTCTAG
- a CDS encoding S24/S26 family peptidase — protein MSGSNSGRPPGDSGDDEHSAQDRSAGTSRTPPDESSRRTADSSSDPVTIEDDGLVRWFLGTNDETVVIVRDIASSVAIVAVVGLLLFGVSGIWPPLVAVESGSMEPNMHRGDLIFVVDEGRYAGDAAVAGTGVVPLENGQESDHKKFGNPGDVIVFQPDGNPAETPVIHRAHFWVEEDEKWVETKASEEIVGNATCTEVATCPADHAGFVTKGDANNGYDQYGNGISDIVKPEWVQGKAMFRIPWLGHVRLTFDKILGGMLVPTSPQSAPLQGPAEPTTAASASPDTAGPGLDLNGELAGAAGVAGTGAGAAVAIGRYRR, from the coding sequence ATGAGCGGCTCTAACTCCGGGCGACCCCCCGGTGATTCCGGCGACGATGAACACTCGGCGCAGGATCGTAGCGCCGGGACGTCGCGAACACCACCCGACGAATCGTCACGGCGCACGGCCGATTCCAGTTCCGATCCCGTGACGATCGAGGACGACGGCCTCGTCCGCTGGTTCCTCGGGACCAACGACGAAACCGTCGTGATAGTGCGGGATATCGCGAGCAGCGTCGCCATCGTCGCGGTCGTCGGGCTCCTCCTGTTCGGTGTCAGCGGAATCTGGCCGCCACTCGTCGCCGTCGAGAGCGGCAGTATGGAACCGAACATGCACAGAGGCGATCTCATTTTCGTCGTCGACGAGGGGCGATACGCCGGCGACGCCGCCGTCGCCGGAACCGGCGTCGTCCCGCTCGAGAACGGGCAGGAGAGCGATCACAAGAAGTTCGGCAATCCTGGCGACGTCATCGTCTTCCAGCCCGATGGCAATCCGGCGGAGACGCCGGTGATCCATCGCGCCCACTTCTGGGTCGAGGAAGACGAAAAATGGGTCGAGACGAAAGCCAGCGAGGAGATCGTCGGCAACGCGACCTGCACGGAAGTCGCTACCTGTCCCGCCGACCACGCTGGCTTCGTCACGAAAGGGGACGCTAACAACGGATACGACCAGTACGGAAACGGGATTAGCGACATCGTCAAACCCGAGTGGGTTCAAGGCAAAGCGATGTTCCGCATCCCGTGGCTCGGCCACGTCCGCCTGACCTTCGACAAGATCCTCGGCGGGATGCTCGTTCCCACGTCGCCCCAGAGCGCGCCTCTACAGGGGCCGGCGGAACCGACGACAGCAGCCTCCGCGAGTCCCGACACGGCCGGTCCCGGACTCGACCTGAACGGAGAACTCGCCGGCGCCGCCGGAGTCGCCGGTACCGGGGCCGGTGCGGCGGTCGCGATCGGCCGGTATCGTCGCTGA
- a CDS encoding DNA-directed DNA polymerase II small subunit: protein MPLEAPARIVSELTSRGYNAEREAVTRLAAAEDPNATLERVLEEIPDDALVVRTEHVAAALSTAGGASTDAAADASAGSGSGADAAVGDDTTAADSTPSVSTGTARDEGNESTTHSPVETEGSAPAGRSADPAQRSLEIVGDMTGQSTGTGEYGDFVSVFRDRLDRLGAKLRGRINHRPATAIQSMPGGSEVAMVGLVNDIRSTASGHWLVELEDATGTFPWLVMKDREYVDLVDELLCDEVLAMEGTLADDSGIAFVDSMHFPDVPRTHEPSTADRHVQAALISDVHVGSQEFMADAWNAFADWLHTPEAQHVEYLLLAGDMVEGVGVYPDQDEELDIVDIYEQYEAFSEHLKKIPGNIEIVMIPGNHDAVRLAEPQPGFDEELREIMSAHDPQIVSNPSMVTVEGVSVLMYHGVSLDEVIAELPESKASYDDPHKAMYHLLKKRHVAPQFGGHTRLAPEEKDYLVIDEVPDIFHTGHVHKLGFGKYHDVLAINSGCWQAQTDFQKSVNIDPDAGFAPIVDLDTLDVTVQKFS, encoded by the coding sequence GTGCCACTCGAGGCTCCCGCTCGGATCGTCAGCGAACTCACGAGTCGCGGGTACAACGCCGAGCGCGAGGCGGTGACGCGGCTCGCGGCGGCCGAGGACCCGAACGCGACGCTCGAGCGCGTGCTCGAGGAGATTCCGGACGACGCGCTGGTCGTTCGGACGGAGCACGTCGCGGCTGCGCTCTCGACTGCGGGCGGCGCGAGCACCGATGCTGCTGCCGATGCCAGTGCCGGTTCCGGATCTGGAGCCGACGCTGCCGTCGGTGACGACACGACGGCCGCCGACTCCACCCCCTCCGTTTCAACTGGAACAGCCCGGGACGAGGGGAACGAATCGACGACCCACTCTCCAGTTGAAACGGAGGGGTCTGCTCCCGCCGGTCGTTCCGCCGATCCAGCACAGCGGTCGCTCGAGATCGTCGGCGACATGACCGGCCAGAGCACGGGAACCGGCGAGTACGGCGACTTCGTCTCCGTCTTTCGGGACCGCCTCGATCGGCTGGGAGCGAAGCTGCGAGGCCGGATCAACCATCGACCGGCGACGGCCATTCAGAGCATGCCCGGCGGCAGCGAGGTCGCGATGGTCGGACTGGTCAACGACATCCGGTCGACCGCCAGCGGCCACTGGCTGGTCGAACTCGAGGATGCGACGGGAACCTTCCCGTGGCTCGTGATGAAGGACCGGGAGTACGTCGACCTCGTCGACGAACTGCTCTGCGACGAGGTGCTGGCGATGGAGGGGACGCTGGCGGACGATTCGGGAATCGCCTTCGTCGACTCGATGCACTTCCCGGACGTGCCCCGCACGCACGAGCCGTCGACGGCGGACCGCCACGTGCAGGCGGCGCTGATCAGCGACGTCCACGTCGGCAGTCAAGAGTTCATGGCCGACGCGTGGAACGCGTTCGCCGACTGGTTGCACACCCCGGAGGCCCAACACGTCGAATATCTGTTGCTCGCGGGCGACATGGTCGAGGGCGTCGGCGTCTACCCCGACCAGGACGAGGAACTCGACATCGTCGACATCTACGAGCAGTACGAGGCGTTCAGCGAGCACTTGAAGAAGATCCCGGGCAACATCGAGATCGTCATGATTCCGGGGAACCACGACGCGGTGCGGCTGGCCGAACCCCAGCCCGGATTCGACGAGGAGCTCCGGGAGATCATGTCCGCCCACGACCCCCAGATCGTGAGCAACCCGTCGATGGTGACCGTCGAGGGCGTCTCCGTCCTGATGTATCACGGCGTCTCGCTGGACGAAGTCATTGCGGAACTGCCCGAGTCGAAGGCCAGCTACGACGACCCCCACAAGGCGATGTATCACCTCCTCAAGAAGCGCCACGTCGCGCCGCAGTTCGGCGGCCACACCCGACTGGCCCCGGAGGAGAAAGACTACCTCGTCATCGACGAGGTGCCGGACATCTTCCACACCGGTCACGTCCACAAGCTCGGCTTCGGGAAGTACCACGACGTCCTCGCGATCAACTCCGGCTGCTGGCAGGCCCAGACGGACTTCCAGAAGAGCGTCAACATCGACCCCGACGCCGGCTTCGCCCCGATCGTCGACCTGGATACGCTCGACGTGACAGTCCAGAAGTTCTCCTAA
- a CDS encoding DUF2073 domain-containing protein: MPKATNADDSDAPDGVQIDLISGERMDGMATMEKIRMILDGVHDGNIVILEEGLTPDEESRLIEVTMAEISPDEFNGIEIETYPKSETRDSSLLGRIMGGDETEAKLTVIGPANQIETLHKDETLISALVSRN, translated from the coding sequence ATGCCAAAAGCAACCAACGCGGACGACTCGGACGCCCCCGACGGCGTGCAGATCGATCTGATCAGCGGCGAGCGGATGGACGGGATGGCGACCATGGAGAAGATCAGAATGATCCTGGACGGCGTCCACGACGGCAACATCGTCATCCTCGAGGAAGGGTTGACCCCCGACGAAGAGAGTCGGCTCATCGAGGTGACGATGGCTGAGATCAGTCCCGACGAGTTCAACGGGATCGAGATCGAGACCTATCCCAAGTCCGAAACCCGGGACTCGTCGCTGCTCGGCCGCATCATGGGGGGTGACGAGACGGAGGCGAAGCTGACAGTGATCGGACCGGCGAACCAGATCGAGACGCTCCACAAGGACGAAACGCTCATCAGCGCGCTCGTGTCCCGTAACTAA
- a CDS encoding S24/S26 family peptidase, translating to MDGADGGERDDDRSGARSERSRPQSFPPTEPGNRRPAPGDDQEPTLGARSRSVSGDAVTIEDGVVRWLRETDDWRISVCRDVATSLAIVVVVGLLLFGIAGTWPAFVTVESGSMEPNIATGDFVFVVDDDRFVADAAVAGTGIATLENGRESGHEKFERPGDVIVFQPNGDPTKTPTIHRAHFWVEEDENWIETEADPRYTNGATCNEIVSCPAPQDGFVTKGDANTGYDQLPHSGSKTTVVSPDWVVGKAMVRVPWLGQLRLAVDSVRAVTGLGLAGTLVLTGTIMIALFGAAAGEREP from the coding sequence ATGGACGGTGCCGACGGCGGTGAACGCGACGACGATCGATCCGGGGCTCGTAGCGAGCGCTCGAGACCGCAGTCGTTCCCGCCGACCGAACCCGGCAACCGGAGGCCGGCGCCCGGCGACGACCAGGAGCCGACGCTCGGCGCTCGATCGCGATCCGTCTCCGGTGACGCGGTCACGATCGAGGACGGCGTCGTCCGCTGGCTCCGCGAGACCGACGACTGGCGGATCTCCGTGTGCCGAGACGTCGCGACGAGTCTCGCCATCGTCGTGGTCGTCGGGCTCCTCCTGTTCGGGATCGCCGGTACCTGGCCGGCGTTCGTCACCGTCGAGAGCGGCAGTATGGAACCAAACATCGCGACGGGGGACTTCGTCTTCGTGGTCGACGACGACCGGTTCGTCGCCGACGCCGCCGTCGCGGGAACCGGTATCGCTACCCTCGAGAACGGGCGGGAGAGCGGCCACGAGAAGTTCGAGCGACCCGGCGACGTCATCGTCTTCCAGCCGAACGGCGATCCGACGAAAACGCCGACGATTCACCGCGCCCACTTCTGGGTCGAGGAGGACGAAAACTGGATCGAGACCGAAGCCGATCCTCGATACACGAACGGCGCGACCTGCAACGAGATCGTTTCGTGTCCGGCACCACAGGACGGGTTCGTCACGAAGGGTGACGCGAATACCGGGTACGATCAGCTCCCCCACTCCGGTTCGAAGACGACCGTCGTCAGCCCGGACTGGGTCGTCGGAAAGGCGATGGTTCGCGTCCCGTGGCTCGGACAGCTACGGCTCGCAGTCGATTCGGTCCGGGCTGTGACCGGGCTCGGACTGGCGGGGACGCTCGTCCTCACGGGAACGATCATGATCGCCCTGTTCGGGGCGGCTGCGGGTGAGCGCGAGCCGTAG
- a CDS encoding DUF7090 family protein: MDYTLEIDGTPETVPGGTGVLLLHPSTGETDRIDTDFLKTDTDNFLVISTRTTAREVRQKLEYYDVDEERAEILDTLSIERGYSRRSSDTVHYVAAPDDVDGIVEHIDGFLDDHDGKLRISFDSVTELAYYAGDERALETVERILELLEEHDAVGLFHVSEEPHDEALVDEFRGLFDGIIDLDEDGSVDAEF; this comes from the coding sequence ATGGATTACACGCTTGAGATAGACGGCACACCGGAGACGGTACCGGGTGGAACCGGCGTCCTCCTCCTCCATCCGAGCACCGGTGAGACCGACCGGATCGACACCGATTTCCTCAAGACCGACACCGACAATTTCCTCGTTATCTCGACGCGAACCACCGCCCGCGAAGTCAGACAGAAACTCGAGTACTACGACGTCGACGAAGAACGCGCCGAAATTCTGGACACGCTGAGCATCGAACGCGGCTACTCCCGGCGCTCGTCGGACACCGTCCACTACGTCGCCGCCCCCGACGACGTCGACGGTATCGTCGAACACATCGACGGCTTCCTCGACGATCACGACGGCAAACTCCGCATCAGCTTCGACTCCGTCACCGAACTCGCCTACTACGCCGGCGACGAGCGGGCCCTCGAGACGGTCGAGCGCATCCTCGAACTGCTCGAGGAACACGATGCAGTCGGCCTCTTTCACGTCTCGGAGGAGCCCCACGACGAGGCGCTCGTCGACGAGTTCCGGGGGCTGTTCGACGGCATCATCGACCTCGACGAGGACGGCAGCGTCGACGCCGAGTTCTGA